The nucleotide window ctcccctacCCAAATACCctgagttcacgcaggtcccccaagattgtTGGGGGAAGGgtattaattcggcttctttacttttaagggctttgttttttttaactatgatatatggaggcgtattatcgtattctggaggcgcgcagtcaatatccacaatcaccttgtatactgggaatacgagcccatgaagcagattcaaaatccggtcagtaaggattcacgtgttcgaacagctcaggcaggaggttcgagagcctgcacttcctgcacaagctgCAGTACTGTTGAAGGCGCAGCGTTGGACGGATCCCGGCttgccggtggttttacttgtgtcagtgataaacaatgaagatacactgtgtttggtgtcacggactctacttggagtacagaaaccttgcgatgaggtgacaacctactagagagggcatgagtgtggtgtaagcggtttatgtgagcacagatggcctccagtgccacgccagatggtgaggtgagcattgtctggtgggttcactacgcttctctcccaaaacaagcctggggatccactgagtgcgtggtttccgtatgggaaacactaaattcgtcgcaaacgcttattttagtggtggtgggaggaaaaattccctaaatttagggaatttccctagatctagggagtttttatcccccctcccccccattaaaaaaaatacgcgaatgcgacggatttcgtgtccctcacccgaaaccccgcattcccaccaggtccccaggcttgtatgggggggagaggggagtatgggcaaacactagaattttaccccaAGCCTGTGCTCTGCCATGCCGCGTCTTGACCAAATAGTCCTATCTTGACTTAGTGAATAGTAACGAACTCAGTGCAAAAAAAAttggactcccatatctcaaaaactaCTGGTTCAATTTTCCTCAggttttgacagtaggtagacatacatGTGAACTATACAGTATCCAAAATTTAACTCTCAGTGTGCAGCATTTATTGAGTTATGGCCAAAAAGCAGGGATCAATAATAAGTAAGCAAAAAATTATTAATATGCAAGTATTTTGAGaagttgggagacaccaccaagcctgtgctctgccTTGCCATGTTATCTTAAACCCAAATAGCCCTATCTTGACTTGGTGAATAGTAACGAACTCGGCGCATGATCTGAGTGCAAAAAAAtttggactcccatatctcaaaaagtactggttcaatcttcctcaggttttgacagtaggtagacatacataTGAACTATATAGTTTCCAAAATTTAGCCCTCTGTGTGAAGCATTTTCTGAGTTATGGCCGAAAAACAGGGATCAATAATGTGGCGCTATCCAGTTACCGGTGAAATTCGCCATGTCTGTAGTAGTAACAGTTATAGAAGTAGAAGtggttgtctttctttctctttgttttgctttctttctttatttccttccctctttcttcctttatttttcattcttcttctttctcctatttgggttttttttctgcatgttataccgtatctacaacttctgtaataaattataagtgggaagagttttacaatctgtgataacttgctaataagccaatgaagtagtcaagacaaatacaaattctaaactattattttgcatttaggaatactaagctattattttgcatttaggaaactagtaggctattatgcatttaggaatactaaactattattttgcatttaggaatactaagctattattttgcatttaggaaactagtaggctattatgcatttaggaatactaaactattattttgcatttaggaatactaagctattattttgcatttaggaaactagtaggctattatgcatttaggaatactaaactattttgcatttaggaatactaagctattattttccatttaggaaactagtaggctattatgcatttaggaatactaagctattgttttgcatttaggaaactaataggctattatgcatttaggaaaccaataggctattatgcatttaggaatactaagctattattttccatttaggaaactaataggctattatgcatttaggaatactaaactattattttgcatttaggaatactagctACTtgctgaaagagagatggagttgtgatatattattcatttttatatatatgtacttaaTTTTTATATACTAATAGTTTTTAACAGCACCTCACAGGCTCATTCTCATAGCACCATAAAAGTTTATCCTTGTATCTTAATATTTGTGTTATATCATTGAGGTATATTCATCTCTGTTACAATTTCGTAGGGGTTATAAAACACAGTACACATATTTTACTACATTTTGCCATACTCCGGAGTCAAACCAATGTTTCCTGATGCAATGTTAAcgtggtagcagcgacgggccaaatttgtggctttaccgtgtagcagcgacgggccaaatttgtgccatgatataacccacaaaaaaatagatgatacataatctgatcacaaattcttttttgtaggagcagcgagtagcgtgggtttttttttattattgtttcctttttttgtgcccttgagctgtctcctttgttgtaaaaaaaaaaaaaatatgtatgttgAGACCCAGCCCAGCGTTAACAAATTATTGTACTATGACGATTGGATTTATCATTTTTATGCTCCAAGacggtcgtaaccacacaaacaacgatagaaaattagagttagcgttaaaactgttattcattgatgTTGGTTTGttcttttgctatagttatcggtcagagactaagggccgctttcacagtcattttgtttgttttgatcgttaccaatggcggcgatcgatgcTATAGTATTTCCCCGTtaaactggctgatggggtagtggcggctgcggggttagcctagccccgcaccttgccagacactcaacacctctcacttcctcagcagccgccactaccccataggccagtttcatgtggaaaactTTAGCATCGAccggcgccattggtaacaatcaaaacaaacaaaacgaccgTGAAAACGGCCCTAAAAAAACTCAATGCCATGATTACGATTATTTGGCAACACTGACCCAGCCTCACCTCAGGTCACTCCAATTGTTTTGGTTCCCTACCCccaaaattgccagtgatcgctagctactttaagttgtccgctgcgattgacacggatttggtggtcactggtagcctggtaacacatattcccaggtctttttctgcctctgtggttgacagtggagtgtctcccatgtggtattgatatgctggatatcccttcctaAGGTGCATGACTTTTACATTTTGCTTCAtctaattgtagcagccactttttgctccattcctgtagcttggtgatgtctgcttGTAGGACGTTTGCAGTCAACGGGTTAACTAGAACTTGGTCAGGGCCTGTTGAAGTGATGAGGACTCACACACtctaaaatctctcacgtgataaatcatgatgcactTTGCCTATATTCTATAAGACATTGATCCCAAatgtttatgctaacattttcAGGTGAattggtgagaaacactctaccattccgttattacaagctaaatactcgcaacaaagcttacaccattctcgcattGTTTTCTACTCTCCTGCCGCATGTATAGCTAGAACCATTTTTCCAATAGTttccacgaagactaatgttTAATCTGGCAAGTACTGAACAAAATCTAGTCGGTAGAACTCGTGGTAAACGATATTTAACCCTAAAAAACTATTGTTGTCCTGAATCCCGGCATGGGGGGATAATTTGCGTCGCGGAAGGAAATCTGTTAGACATACGGTGCTATACGGTCGTCACATTTCAGTTAGCATTCTGCCCTTGGTGCGTGAGGTACGTTTGTTTTCCCgtgcttaacccagtagcagcgacgggccaaatttgtggctttaccgtgtaccagcgacgggccaaatttttcacatgatataaaccccctaaaaaatagatgatgcataaactgatcacaaatgcgttgatatctattatgaaatggtttgcgtgagtaatgattttttctccttttcgcttagaggggcctttaagaaacatgatcccgcagCTACGGGTTAATTCCTGAACTGTTCCCAATTGGCTGGAATTCTGGATACGATAGTAATTATGACATATCAAGTATAACGCAGGCAATAGGGCTTCCCAGGCTGGAACATTTCGGGGGACGTGTGAACTCCATGTGCGGCACAACTCAACACACTCAGCCAACACTTCCTGGCGCTGGTGCCTTCATTAGGGAAATGTAGCGTTTTTTTAAAGTTTcactttttttgtgttatttttgggCAATATGTTAAGTTTATAGGTCATAGAATTATGAATGACCactcctctgcactctttttagaagcagtgagtagcggcttttttttcattattgtttcctttttttgcccttgaactgtctcctttgctgttaaaaaataaaataagaaataaaatcaaGCATGGAGGTAAATTGCCAAGCAGTGTACACTTGCTCCGCATCATGAGTCATAACGTGTGTGAATATTACAGCCACGTGGCATCATGTAAGAAACTATAGTGTCAAGAAATGGCGATGGCTGAGAGCTGTCGTCGGGGCTGAGCATTACACATGCAAGCAATGGCTCAGAGCCGTCAGCGGGGCTATACAGGTTAATGAATCCCACTTAAATTTGAGTAAATTAACACCTAACAGTGAGTGGTGGAGGGTGTCGGTAAAGGCCAGTGTCCTGCAGTACTACAGGTGATGACGGTCACATATGAGGTGATTCACACACACAGTGATCATGCATGTCAACCCAGCCACCAGTGTCCAGTCCAGTACCGTGGTGTGCAGGTGTGTCGCTGAGGAGTCAGGAAGTGCACAAGTAGCTACGGCTTCTTACTGTGCAAATAAGTGGTCAGTATGAGTGAAAGGGGAAAAGTTGGGGTTCTGTAAGCACACTCCAATTAACCTACGTTATGATGAGTTGGCACAACAAAACTTTGCTTAGTGAACAGCTTCTCAGCGATATAATTGTTTGTTAAGGGGGCTTGCCTGTACCTTGATGGAACATGTGACCTAACACATCTCCCACACACCAGGAAGGACTACTGGCCATGCTGGGAGAAGGACAGTGCCAGTGACAGCACACCACTCTGTGTCTCCTGACAtccactgctggtgctggtgctgatgtgagggtctgaggcaggcagcacagggccaggacacagcacaccactctgtgtgtcctgacatccactgctggtgctggtgctgatgtgagggtctgaggcaggcagcacagggccaggacacagcacACCACTCTGTGTCTCCTGACAtccactgctggtgctggtgctgatgtgagggtctgaggcaggcagcacagggccaggacacagcacACCACTCTGTGTCTCCTGACAtccactgctggtgctggtgctgatgtgagggtctgaggcaggcagcacagggccaggacacagcacaccactctgtgtgtcctgacatccactgctggtgctggtgctgatgtgagggactgaggcaggcagcacagggccaggacacagcacaccactctgtgtgtcctgacatccactgctggtgctggtgctgatgtgagggactgaggcaggcagcacagggccaggacacagcacACCACTCTGTGTCTCCTGGCATCCACTGCTGGTGCCAGTGCTGAcgtgagggtctgaggcaggcagcacagggccaggacacagcacaccactctgtgtgtcctgacatccactgctggtgctggtgctgatgtgagggactgaggcaggcagcacaccactctgtgtgtcctgacatccactgctggtgctggtgctgacgTGAGAGTCTGAGACACCTGTTGTGCTCAGCCCTCAGTGTCCTTTCTCCTTAGTGGATCCTTCCCCTTACCTGCGTGCTTGGTCCTTGAGTGTAGTGTTGAGGAAGACTTGCTGCCCCCTCTCCCTCAAGGCTGGCCTGCAGCCTGAGTGGCCAGGAGCAGCGGAGCAGACTGTCACTGGTGTGAGGACCAAGGCCTGATCAGaaggaccaccaccaccgtgctgctgccttctccagccataaaggaagggaaaggttgagtgTCAGGACTGTAGGACAatttgataggggagaggaagttcatcagacacagccttgcacacactggttcAGGAAACCATGAGAGCCAGGAGTGTgagaaaagcctccctgggaagggtgacttTGACTAAGACACTCACTCATTCTGCTGAAAGAAATCATGATTGTGCAGTTTGTGGGGAAAGTTTCAGCAAGAAGGGTAAACTCAAGACACACAGCCTTTCACACACtgctgaaaaaaatcatgaatgtgaagtttgtgggaaaagattttaTTATAAGTGTCACCTcaatacacacacccttacacacactggtgataGAAATTATGAATGTGAAgtgtgtgggaaaagatttactcagaagagtaccctcaacagacacatccttacacacactggtgagagaaattatgaatgtgaagtttgtgggaaaagatttattcataagggtcacctcaacacacacatccttacacacactggtgaaagaaattatgaatgtgaagtttgtgggaaaagatttaatcagaagagtaccctcaacacacacatctttacacacactggtgaaagaaattatgaatgtgaagtttgtgggaaaagatttaatcagaagactcacctcaacacacacatctttacacacactggtgagagaaatcatgaatgtgaagtttgtgggaaaagatttaatcagaagagtaacctcaacagacacatccttacacacactagcgaaaaaaatcatgaatgtgaagtttgtgggaaaatatttaatcggaagagtaacctcaacacacacatccttatacacactggtgagagaaatcatgaatgtgaagtctgTGGAATAAGATTCTGTTTAAAATCATACCTGAAGAGACATAGCATAAGACACACTGGTCACAAAGGGTTCAAATGTGATGCTTGTGGAAAGCGTTTCATGACCAGAGGTGAGATTACTAAACATGTGAAGATTCACctctgaggtgttgtgttgtgctgctgtatgTGGGAGAGAGTATGCAGTGCAGGGCAGCATTGACTACATTGAAGGACAGAAAATATAGCCCAAATGGGGAATCAaggcaggttgtgtgtgtgtgtgtgtgggtgtatttacctatttgtattgacctgtttgtagtctaccgggcccgggCTAAGCTGTAA belongs to Eriocheir sinensis breed Jianghai 21 chromosome 62, ASM2467909v1, whole genome shotgun sequence and includes:
- the LOC126986753 gene encoding zinc finger protein 714-like, with product MRARSVRKASLGRVTLTKTLTHSAERNHDCAVCGESFSKKGKLKTHSLSHTAEKNHECEVCGKRFYYKCHLNTHTLTHTGDRNYECEVCGKRFTQKSTLNRHILTHTGERNYECEVCGKRFIHKGHLNTHILTHTGERNYECEVCGKRFNQKSTLNTHIFTHTGERNYECEVCGKRFNQKTHLNTHIFTHTGERNHECEVCGKRFNQKSNLNRHILTHTSEKNHECEVCGKIFNRKSNLNTHILIHTGERNHECEVCGIRFCLKSYLKRHSIRHTGHKGFKCDACGKRFMTRGEITKHVKIHL